In Luteimonas viscosa, the following proteins share a genomic window:
- a CDS encoding YaiO family outer membrane beta-barrel protein has product MNFARCLLAALLVLAGAHAMAQVGSGVDARLAAEDWAGAERLLRERLADAPDDDAARFQLARVLAWQQRAAEALPLYDALLAREPGNADYLFGRAQAQLWSGDRAAAQASVARLEAIAPMHPGLDDLRRQMRPEPSPSTLPAPGAERGSLVDGGYRVAPRFREIGVSARHEWLTRSLDPWQGQRLDVSSRGDGRGWYVAAARERRFGLVDSGLEAGVALPVAPRWTLQLDGGAWPGSDFQPRWFGDVRMQHAFEGGTVLAAGLRRTRYPEVTVERLALAVEQYVGDWRLGYTFNRTDVDGERVNGHDAAIDRYYGERDVIGLRLTAGSEDVLQGTQVVASQVRALALQGRHGLSDAWALQWGLGYVRQGDFHDRRWLQLGLRRAF; this is encoded by the coding sequence ATGAATTTCGCGCGCTGCCTGCTGGCCGCACTGCTGGTGCTGGCGGGCGCGCACGCCATGGCGCAGGTGGGGTCCGGGGTGGACGCGCGACTGGCCGCGGAGGACTGGGCCGGCGCCGAGCGGCTGCTGCGCGAGCGGCTGGCGGACGCGCCGGACGACGATGCCGCGCGCTTCCAGCTGGCGCGGGTCCTCGCCTGGCAGCAGCGCGCGGCCGAGGCGCTGCCGCTGTACGACGCACTGCTGGCGCGCGAACCCGGCAATGCCGACTACCTGTTCGGCCGCGCGCAGGCCCAGTTGTGGTCGGGCGACCGCGCCGCGGCCCAGGCGAGCGTGGCGCGGCTGGAGGCGATCGCGCCGATGCATCCGGGACTGGACGACCTGCGGCGACAGATGCGGCCGGAGCCGTCGCCGTCGACGCTGCCCGCGCCTGGGGCGGAGCGCGGCAGCCTGGTCGACGGCGGGTATCGCGTGGCCCCGCGGTTCCGCGAGATCGGCGTGAGCGCCCGCCACGAATGGCTGACCCGAAGCCTCGATCCCTGGCAGGGCCAGCGCCTCGACGTGTCGAGCCGCGGCGACGGCCGTGGCTGGTACGTCGCCGCGGCGCGCGAACGCCGCTTCGGCCTGGTCGACAGCGGCCTGGAGGCCGGCGTCGCGCTGCCGGTGGCGCCGCGCTGGACGCTGCAGCTCGATGGCGGCGCCTGGCCCGGCTCGGACTTCCAGCCGCGCTGGTTCGGCGACGTGCGCATGCAGCACGCCTTCGAAGGCGGCACCGTGCTGGCCGCGGGCCTGCGCCGCACGCGCTACCCCGAGGTCACCGTCGAGCGGCTGGCGCTGGCGGTGGAGCAATATGTCGGCGACTGGCGGCTGGGCTACACCTTCAACCGCACCGATGTCGACGGCGAACGCGTCAACGGCCACGACGCCGCGATCGACCGCTACTACGGCGAACGCGACGTGATCGGCCTGCGGCTGACCGCGGGCAGCGAGGACGTGCTGCAGGGCACGCAGGTGGTCGCCAGCCAGGTGCGCGCGCTCGCGCTGCAGGGGCGCCACGGCCTGTCCGATGCCTGGGCGCTGCAGTGGGGCCTGGGCTACGTGCGCCAGGGCGATTTCCACGACCGGCGCTGGCTGCAGCTGGGCCTGCGCCGGGCGTTCTGA
- a CDS encoding MipA/OmpV family protein, whose product MTMIRHAIAGSAGGVLLALSAAAAAQSAPPVADPSTRGEWTLGAGVIAIDSPYAGEDSRLRPVPLLGFDGDRFFVRGTAAGVHLVQSGGFTLDAIASVRLDGFDIDDLGRSELLANGVDAALLEDRDDGLDAGFRATYGGGWGALALEAVHDVSDASDGFEVALDYRYTWLLGRSAITANVGSSLLSDDLAGYYYGTLDEEVARGVTAYAPGSALVHRIGVTWMHPLGATWHVVASAEASQLPDELRDSPLLDPDSDRSGRLFLGFSRRF is encoded by the coding sequence ATGACCATGATCCGACACGCGATCGCCGGCAGCGCCGGCGGCGTCCTCCTCGCCCTGTCCGCGGCCGCCGCCGCGCAGTCCGCGCCACCGGTCGCCGATCCGTCCACGCGCGGCGAATGGACCCTCGGCGCCGGCGTCATCGCCATCGACAGCCCCTACGCCGGCGAAGACTCGCGGCTGCGTCCGGTGCCGCTGCTGGGCTTCGATGGCGACCGCTTCTTCGTGCGCGGCACCGCCGCCGGCGTGCACCTGGTGCAGTCGGGCGGGTTCACGCTCGACGCCATCGCCTCGGTGCGGCTGGACGGCTTCGACATCGACGACCTCGGCCGCAGCGAACTGCTCGCCAACGGCGTCGACGCCGCCCTGCTCGAGGATCGCGACGACGGCCTCGATGCCGGCTTCCGCGCGACCTACGGCGGCGGCTGGGGCGCGCTGGCGCTGGAGGCCGTGCACGACGTCAGCGACGCCAGCGACGGCTTCGAAGTCGCGCTCGACTACCGCTACACCTGGCTGCTCGGGCGCTCGGCGATCACCGCGAACGTGGGCAGCAGCCTGCTGTCGGACGATCTCGCCGGCTACTACTACGGCACCCTCGACGAGGAGGTCGCGCGCGGCGTGACCGCATACGCGCCGGGCTCGGCGCTGGTGCACCGCATCGGCGTGACCTGGATGCATCCGCTGGGCGCGACCTGGCACGTGGTCGCCTCGGCCGAGGCCAGCCAGCTGCCCGACGAACTGCGCGACAGCCCGCTGCTGGACCCCGACAGCGATCGCAGCGGCCGCCTGTTCCTCGGCTTCAGCCGGCGCTTCTGA
- a CDS encoding glycosyltransferase family 2 protein: protein MSGGWLWWAQVVFIGYFLALNGGYLALNLLSMASLRGYMRQRSALGDEAPYLGVEPPISLLVPGYNEEATIRTSVRSMLQLQYPDFEVVVINDGSRDRTLEVLREEFELVPHPEPMRRTLEHKPIRVVYRSRRYANLRVIDKDNGGKADALNAGINAARHTLFCAVDADSILQRDSLLRVVQPFLEDERTVAAGGTVRLANGSEVRGGFLVRAGLPRNWVARFQIVEYLRAFLLGRLGWSPLNAVLIISGAFGLFNRERVLAVGGYSTTTVGEDMELVVRLHRWHRERRIPYRIRYLPDPICWTEAPEDLVTLGRQRSRWQRGLAESLTRHARLALSPRAGAAGLLAWPFMAVFEWIGPLVELAGYVVMLGGFALGVVSPAALIVFLLVAIGMGILLSVNGLLLETLSFRVYARKRDMLLMFAMAVLENLGYRQLNTLWRCRGMWQWFSRRKHYWGVMRRSGKWGQ from the coding sequence GTGAGCGGCGGCTGGCTGTGGTGGGCGCAGGTGGTCTTCATCGGATACTTCCTCGCGCTCAACGGCGGCTACCTGGCGCTCAACCTGCTGTCGATGGCCAGCCTGCGCGGCTACATGCGCCAGCGCAGCGCGCTGGGCGACGAGGCGCCCTACCTCGGCGTGGAGCCGCCGATCTCGCTGCTGGTGCCCGGCTACAACGAGGAGGCGACCATCCGCACCTCGGTGCGCTCGATGCTGCAACTGCAGTACCCCGATTTCGAGGTGGTGGTGATCAACGACGGCTCGCGCGACCGCACCCTCGAGGTGCTGCGCGAGGAATTCGAGCTGGTGCCGCACCCCGAACCGATGCGGCGCACGCTGGAGCACAAGCCGATCCGCGTGGTCTACCGTTCGCGGCGCTACGCCAACCTGCGGGTGATCGACAAGGACAACGGCGGCAAGGCCGACGCGCTCAACGCCGGCATCAACGCCGCGCGCCACACGTTGTTCTGCGCGGTCGACGCCGACTCCATCCTGCAGCGCGACAGCCTGCTGCGCGTGGTGCAGCCGTTCCTGGAGGACGAGCGCACCGTGGCCGCGGGCGGCACCGTGCGGCTGGCGAACGGCTCGGAGGTACGCGGCGGATTCCTGGTGCGCGCGGGACTGCCGCGCAACTGGGTGGCGCGGTTCCAGATCGTCGAATACCTGCGCGCGTTCCTGCTCGGCCGGCTCGGCTGGTCGCCGCTCAACGCGGTGCTGATCATCTCCGGCGCGTTCGGCCTGTTCAACCGCGAGCGGGTGCTGGCGGTGGGCGGCTACAGCACCACCACCGTGGGCGAGGACATGGAGCTCGTCGTGCGCCTGCACCGCTGGCACCGCGAGCGCCGCATTCCCTACCGCATCCGCTACCTGCCCGATCCGATCTGCTGGACCGAGGCGCCGGAGGACCTGGTCACGCTCGGGCGCCAGCGCAGCCGCTGGCAGCGCGGCCTGGCCGAGAGCCTGACCCGGCACGCGCGGCTGGCGCTGAGTCCGCGCGCGGGCGCGGCCGGCCTGCTGGCGTGGCCGTTCATGGCGGTGTTCGAGTGGATCGGCCCGCTGGTCGAGCTGGCGGGCTACGTGGTGATGCTCGGCGGGTTCGCGCTGGGCGTGGTCTCGCCCGCGGCGCTGATCGTGTTCCTGCTGGTGGCGATCGGCATGGGCATCCTGCTGTCGGTCAACGGGCTGCTGCTGGAGACCCTGTCGTTCCGAGTGTACGCGCGCAAGCGCGACATGCTGCTGATGTTCGCGATGGCGGTGCTGGAGAACCTCGGCTACCGCCAGCTCAACACGCTGTGGCGCTGCCGCGGCATGTGGCAGTGGTTCTCCCGCCGCAAGCACTACTGGGGCGTCATGCGCCGCAGCGGGAAGTGGGGGCAGTAG
- a CDS encoding sensor histidine kinase, whose translation MIRAPRALRTRLLAALAIVLFAGWAGWFALQYVQMSKRQVGDIDGMIRNVGEQILQSLPQDITGAARHSRRFELDLEEKKTLGKFDLLAFQAWDLDTRRRLVSSRSAPAQAMVGDFEEGFTSQSIDGVPWRVYAVRDLGGSVQVQVGIPEAGVHMEMKRWFRSSLGTALALLLTLGLAVWLVIEWSLRPVARLGEALNARAPLDFAPLPDAGLPSEVVPLVHGFNRLLERLAQALQHEREFLGEAAHELRTPLAALLAQAQVLQHAGDREEARVALEELIAGIERTARLAQQLLDAARVEAGGGARTTDLDLALVAGMVADEFAQVATRDGRTLELDLRHAPVRGDIDDLGILVRNLLDNALRHGGAGARVRLSTAVAAEGGTRMAVLRVADDGPGIPEADRARVFERFYRGGNGHRTSGIGMGLSLVQRVVAAHGGAVYCGEGIDGRGCSIEVRLPARDRA comes from the coding sequence GTGATCCGCGCGCCACGCGCCCTGCGCACACGGCTGCTGGCCGCGCTGGCGATCGTGCTGTTCGCCGGCTGGGCGGGCTGGTTCGCGCTGCAGTACGTGCAGATGTCCAAGCGCCAGGTCGGCGACATCGACGGCATGATCCGCAACGTCGGCGAGCAGATCCTGCAGTCGCTGCCGCAGGACATCACCGGCGCGGCGCGGCACTCGCGCCGGTTCGAACTCGACCTGGAAGAGAAGAAGACCCTAGGCAAGTTCGACCTGCTCGCGTTCCAGGCCTGGGATCTCGATACCCGCCGGCGGCTGGTGTCGTCGCGCTCGGCGCCGGCGCAGGCGATGGTGGGCGATTTCGAGGAGGGCTTCACCTCGCAGTCGATCGACGGCGTGCCCTGGCGCGTGTACGCGGTGCGCGACCTGGGCGGCAGCGTGCAGGTGCAGGTGGGCATCCCGGAAGCGGGGGTGCACATGGAGATGAAGCGCTGGTTCCGTTCGAGTCTCGGCACCGCGCTGGCGTTGCTGCTCACGCTCGGGCTCGCCGTGTGGCTGGTGATCGAATGGTCGCTGCGGCCGGTGGCGCGTCTGGGCGAGGCGCTCAACGCGCGCGCGCCGCTGGACTTCGCGCCGCTGCCCGATGCCGGCCTGCCGAGCGAGGTCGTGCCCCTGGTGCACGGCTTCAACCGCCTGCTCGAGCGGCTGGCGCAGGCGCTGCAGCACGAGCGCGAGTTCCTCGGCGAGGCCGCGCACGAACTGCGCACCCCGCTGGCCGCGCTGCTGGCGCAGGCGCAGGTGCTGCAGCACGCGGGCGACCGCGAGGAGGCGCGCGTCGCGCTGGAAGAGCTGATCGCCGGCATCGAGCGCACCGCGCGGCTGGCGCAGCAGCTGCTCGACGCGGCGCGGGTCGAAGCCGGCGGCGGCGCACGCACGACCGACCTGGACCTGGCGCTGGTCGCCGGCATGGTCGCGGACGAGTTCGCGCAGGTCGCAACGCGCGACGGCCGCACGCTCGAACTGGATTTGCGCCACGCGCCGGTGCGCGGCGACATCGACGACCTCGGCATCCTGGTGCGCAATCTGCTCGACAACGCGCTGCGCCATGGCGGTGCGGGCGCACGCGTGCGCCTGTCCACCGCGGTGGCGGCGGAGGGTGGCACGCGGATGGCCGTGCTGCGGGTGGCGGACGATGGTCCCGGCATCCCGGAGGCCGACCGCGCGCGCGTGTTCGAGCGCTTCTATCGCGGCGGCAATGGCCACCGCACCTCGGGCATCGGCATGGGCCTGTCGCTGGTGCAGCGCGTGGTCGCCGCGCACGGCGGCGCCGTGTACTGCGGCGAGGGCATCGACGGACGCGGCTGCAGCATCGAGGTCAGGCTGCCGGCGCGCGACCGGGCCTGA
- a CDS encoding NTP/NDP exchange transporter: MGASTSSPARTGLLQSLANIRHGERAAVAVAALFFFCVLTALMLLRPVRDALGMSQGMDQVRWLFVGTALVTLAVNPAFGWLAARLRRFPLLAATYGFFAVGLATFWALLQFAPGAVGERSGQVFYVWFSVFNLFATMVFWALLAERFDADQGKRLFAPISVGGTLGAIFGPWLTSRLAEVVGTPALLLVAGAFVLAALALGGWLLRLLPDRKAASMRERDGPVGGSAWAGLRAVVRSPYLSGIAGYVLLMTVMATFIYFTRLQMVADVAGDTDARAAVMGRIDMWTQIAVLVLQVTVTGRLIQRFGLGIALALLPVATAVGFIGLAAYGSFVVLVVLEAGNRAMQRGITRPAREALFTVLGREDTYKAKAAIDTFVYRSGDVLGAQVEGLLGRLGFALGGLVGVVVPLAFAWTALGLWLGRAHARRAAPEAAPDASPSLPPPAAPPRRTRGIAAPSQDFP, encoded by the coding sequence ATGGGCGCGTCCACGTCATCGCCAGCTCGCACCGGCCTGCTGCAGTCGCTGGCCAACATCCGCCACGGCGAACGCGCCGCGGTCGCGGTCGCGGCGCTGTTCTTCTTCTGCGTGCTCACCGCGCTGATGCTGCTGCGCCCGGTGCGCGACGCGCTGGGCATGTCGCAGGGCATGGACCAGGTGCGCTGGCTGTTCGTCGGCACCGCGCTGGTGACGCTGGCGGTGAACCCGGCGTTCGGCTGGCTGGCCGCGCGGCTGCGCCGGTTCCCGCTGCTGGCCGCGACCTACGGCTTCTTCGCGGTGGGACTGGCCACGTTCTGGGCGCTGCTGCAGTTCGCGCCCGGCGCGGTGGGCGAGCGCAGCGGCCAGGTGTTCTACGTCTGGTTCAGCGTGTTCAACCTGTTCGCGACGATGGTGTTCTGGGCGCTGCTGGCCGAACGCTTCGACGCCGACCAGGGCAAGCGCCTGTTCGCGCCGATCTCGGTCGGCGGCACGCTGGGCGCGATATTCGGCCCGTGGCTGACCTCGCGCCTGGCTGAGGTGGTCGGCACGCCCGCGCTGCTGCTGGTGGCCGGCGCGTTCGTGCTCGCGGCGCTGGCGCTGGGCGGCTGGCTGCTGCGGCTGCTGCCCGACCGCAAGGCCGCATCGATGCGCGAACGCGACGGGCCGGTGGGTGGCAGCGCCTGGGCCGGGCTGCGCGCGGTGGTGCGCTCGCCGTACCTGAGCGGGATCGCCGGCTACGTGCTGCTGATGACGGTCATGGCGACCTTCATCTACTTCACCCGGCTGCAGATGGTGGCCGATGTCGCCGGCGATACCGATGCGCGCGCCGCGGTGATGGGCCGCATCGACATGTGGACCCAGATCGCGGTGCTGGTGCTGCAGGTGACGGTGACCGGGCGGCTGATCCAGCGCTTCGGCCTGGGCATCGCCCTGGCGCTGCTGCCGGTGGCGACCGCGGTCGGCTTCATCGGCCTGGCCGCGTACGGCTCGTTCGTGGTGCTGGTGGTGCTGGAAGCGGGCAACCGCGCGATGCAGCGGGGCATCACCCGGCCCGCGCGCGAAGCGCTGTTCACCGTGCTGGGCCGCGAGGATACCTACAAGGCCAAGGCCGCGATCGACACCTTCGTCTACCGCAGCGGCGACGTGCTCGGCGCCCAGGTCGAAGGCCTGCTCGGGCGCCTGGGCTTCGCGCTCGGCGGGCTGGTGGGCGTGGTCGTGCCGCTGGCCTTCGCCTGGACCGCGCTGGGCCTGTGGCTGGGCCGCGCGCATGCGCGCCGCGCCGCGCCGGAAGCCGCGCCCGATGCCTCGCCCTCGCTTCCCCCACCCGCCGCGCCCCCTCGCCGCACCCGCGGCATCGCGGCTCCATCGCAGGACTTCCCATGA
- a CDS encoding response regulator transcription factor codes for MIPGTACAQPPMDEILLVEDDHMLGRALTAALAQEGWRVVHCEDAAAARAVLIDHAFVAVLLDLGLPQGSGLDVLSAMRARYDPTPVLVITARDQLSDRVRGLDAGADDYIVKPFQRDEMLARLRAVLRRSRGAVTPMLHWRDVEIDPAARVVTRGGERVALSANELRILLTLFEARGRVLGREQLQARLYGSDGGVGSNTVAVYVHQLRRKLGDGVVLTEHGHGYRAGDEA; via the coding sequence ATGATTCCCGGCACCGCCTGCGCACAGCCCCCAATGGACGAAATCCTGCTGGTCGAAGACGACCACATGCTCGGGCGCGCGCTCACCGCCGCGCTGGCCCAGGAGGGCTGGCGCGTGGTGCATTGCGAAGACGCGGCCGCCGCGCGTGCCGTACTGATCGACCACGCCTTCGTCGCCGTGCTGCTCGACCTCGGCCTGCCGCAGGGCTCCGGGCTCGACGTGCTGTCCGCGATGCGCGCCCGCTACGATCCCACGCCGGTGCTGGTGATCACCGCGCGCGACCAGCTCAGCGATCGCGTGCGCGGGCTCGACGCCGGCGCCGACGACTACATCGTCAAGCCGTTCCAGCGCGACGAGATGCTGGCGCGGCTGCGCGCGGTGCTGCGCCGCAGCCGCGGCGCGGTGACGCCGATGCTGCACTGGCGCGACGTCGAGATCGACCCGGCCGCGCGCGTGGTCACCCGCGGCGGCGAGCGCGTCGCGCTGAGCGCGAACGAGCTGCGCATCCTGCTGACGCTGTTCGAGGCGCGCGGGCGCGTGCTGGGCCGCGAGCAGCTGCAGGCGCGGCTGTACGGCAGCGACGGCGGCGTGGGCAGCAACACCGTGGCCGTGTACGTGCACCAGCTGCGGCGCAAGCTCGGCGACGGCGTGGTGCTGACCGAACACGGCCACGGCTACCGCGCGGGAGACGAGGCGTGA
- a CDS encoding response regulator transcription factor, with protein MNAQAAPHVLVVEDEEDIAYILRFLFQREGFTVDHAADGREALARLEQPPPHAVVLDIMLPYHDGIEIVERLRAQPGWREVPVLMLTAKAREVDIVRALDLGADDYVTKPFQPEEVLARLRRLMRRAA; from the coding sequence ATGAACGCACAGGCCGCGCCACACGTGCTGGTGGTCGAGGACGAGGAGGACATCGCCTACATCCTGCGCTTCCTGTTCCAGCGCGAAGGCTTCACGGTGGACCACGCCGCCGACGGGCGCGAGGCGCTGGCGCGGCTGGAGCAGCCGCCGCCGCACGCGGTGGTGCTGGACATCATGCTGCCCTACCACGACGGCATCGAGATCGTGGAGCGCCTGCGCGCGCAGCCCGGCTGGCGCGAGGTGCCGGTGCTGATGCTCACCGCCAAGGCGCGCGAGGTGGACATCGTGCGCGCGCTCGACCTCGGCGCCGACGATTACGTGACCAAGCCGTTCCAGCCGGAGGAAGTGCTGGCGCGGTTGCGGCGGCTGATGCGGAGGGCCGCATGA
- a CDS encoding HEAT repeat domain-containing protein has protein sequence MPDWLAIALADPVLRWAVYVTAALAAVTLLTLGQVLVLAELASRRLVRRRGFDADWRPRLAEATLYERAPPPWPAPRAQQRLWFLLLWSRTQRQLRGEAHARLNRLLQAYALDRFALALLRRRGIHLRLLALAVLRELADAVHWDVVARFLRHDNPFLALAAAEVLVTIDAARAMRDLLPVVVARQDWTPQRVAALCQLAGRAAVSPPLLDALQSAPVPAQRRIAPLTQWADPAVLAGWSRAVLDRPRDSADPGLRQAALQVVGSLRDGSDRPRLSQALADADAGVRLAALKALGKQAALKDLDQLLALLPDPDWAVRQEAADAIAAQPGFDRAAVERVADTVADRYGRDALRRAIAERHP, from the coding sequence ATGCCCGACTGGCTCGCCATCGCGCTGGCCGATCCGGTCCTGCGCTGGGCCGTGTACGTCACCGCCGCGCTGGCCGCGGTGACGCTGCTGACGCTGGGGCAGGTGCTGGTGCTGGCCGAACTCGCCAGCCGGCGCCTGGTGCGGCGCCGCGGCTTCGACGCCGACTGGCGACCGCGGCTGGCCGAGGCCACGCTGTACGAACGTGCGCCGCCGCCGTGGCCGGCGCCGCGCGCGCAGCAGCGGCTGTGGTTCCTGCTGCTGTGGAGCCGCACCCAGCGCCAGCTGCGCGGCGAGGCGCATGCGCGGCTCAACCGCCTGCTGCAGGCCTACGCGCTGGACCGGTTCGCGCTGGCGCTGCTGCGCCGCCGCGGCATCCACCTGCGCCTGCTGGCGCTGGCGGTGCTACGCGAACTCGCCGACGCCGTCCACTGGGACGTGGTGGCGCGCTTCCTGCGCCACGACAATCCCTTCCTCGCGCTGGCCGCGGCCGAAGTGCTGGTCACCATCGACGCAGCGCGCGCGATGCGCGACCTGCTGCCGGTGGTGGTGGCGCGCCAGGACTGGACCCCGCAGCGCGTCGCCGCGCTGTGCCAGCTGGCCGGGCGCGCGGCGGTCTCGCCGCCCCTGCTCGACGCGTTGCAGTCCGCACCGGTGCCGGCACAGCGGCGGATCGCGCCGCTCACGCAGTGGGCGGATCCGGCGGTGCTGGCCGGCTGGTCGCGCGCCGTGCTCGACCGCCCGCGGGACTCCGCCGATCCGGGGCTGCGCCAGGCCGCGCTGCAGGTGGTGGGATCGCTGCGCGACGGCTCCGACCGCCCCCGCCTGTCGCAGGCACTGGCCGATGCCGACGCCGGCGTGCGCCTGGCCGCACTCAAGGCGCTGGGCAAGCAGGCGGCGCTCAAGGATCTCGACCAGCTGCTGGCCCTGCTGCCCGACCCCGACTGGGCGGTGCGCCAGGAAGCGGCCGACGCCATCGCCGCCCAGCCCGGCTTCGACCGCGCGGCGGTCGAGCGCGTCGCCGACACCGTGGCGGACCGCTACGGCCGCGACGCGCTGCGGCGCGCGATCGCGGAGCGCCACCCGTGA
- a CDS encoding alpha/beta hydrolase has protein sequence MAAATPTLREATFHNGAIPIAAQLHLPPDFDQDRSWPAVVLSTPGSSVKEQVGAIYARKLAARGFVAITFDPAHQGASGGEPRDLEDPATRVEDLRCAVDLLVTLPFVDESRIAVLGICAGGGYAVNAALTEHRFKAVATVVATDVGRAFRRMLRGERLHARLAEVGRARTAAARGAAERRKPWIPDSLEAAGAESVTDRDLLEAIRFYRESPHRHPNASNRLLFRSLGPMLGFDAFHLVPDLLVQPLMVIVGGRQGSTCQYETGQALYGLARGPDKALVVIPGAGHYDLYHRDEHIDPALDRIAPFLQFHLDP, from the coding sequence ATGGCTGCCGCGACCCCCACCCTGCGCGAGGCGACGTTCCACAACGGCGCGATCCCGATCGCCGCGCAGCTGCACCTGCCGCCGGACTTCGACCAGGACCGCAGCTGGCCGGCGGTCGTGCTGTCCACGCCCGGCAGCAGCGTCAAGGAACAGGTCGGCGCGATCTACGCGCGCAAGCTGGCCGCGCGCGGCTTCGTCGCGATCACGTTCGACCCCGCGCACCAGGGCGCCAGCGGCGGCGAGCCGCGCGACCTGGAAGACCCGGCCACGCGGGTCGAGGACCTGCGCTGCGCGGTCGACCTCCTGGTGACGCTGCCGTTCGTCGACGAGTCGCGCATCGCCGTGCTCGGCATCTGCGCCGGCGGCGGCTACGCGGTCAACGCGGCGCTGACCGAGCACCGCTTCAAGGCGGTGGCCACGGTGGTGGCTACCGACGTCGGCCGCGCCTTCCGTCGCATGCTGCGCGGCGAACGCCTGCATGCGCGCCTGGCCGAGGTGGGCCGCGCGCGCACCGCCGCCGCACGCGGCGCGGCCGAACGGCGCAAGCCCTGGATCCCCGACAGCCTCGAGGCCGCCGGCGCCGAAAGCGTCACCGACCGCGACCTGCTCGAAGCGATCCGCTTCTACCGGGAATCGCCGCATCGCCACCCGAACGCCAGCAACCGGCTGCTGTTCCGAAGCCTCGGGCCGATGCTCGGCTTCGACGCCTTCCACCTGGTGCCCGACCTGTTGGTGCAGCCGCTGATGGTGATCGTCGGCGGCCGCCAGGGCAGCACCTGCCAGTACGAGACCGGGCAGGCGCTGTACGGCCTGGCGCGCGGGCCGGACAAGGCGCTGGTGGTGATCCCCGGCGCCGGCCACTACGACCTCTACCACCGCGACGAACACATCGACCCGGCGCTGGACCGCATCGCGCCGTTCCTGCAGTTCCACCTCGACCCCTGA